The proteins below come from a single Gimesia chilikensis genomic window:
- a CDS encoding tetratricopeptide repeat protein yields MLENVSPKVVHKLMAAEGYLELGMPIQALEALSTVEEAGPLEAMRLFLIGESYLRQERYHEAIEPLHQAARLFPVMESRKAWSSLSECFRLGGYHELAEVALLTAEAVEEIESSCEVLRAPREEFPRWEWMQVSSRMSGSVGSNWRDLPRIPR; encoded by the coding sequence ATGTTAGAAAACGTTTCTCCCAAAGTTGTTCACAAACTGATGGCCGCTGAAGGATACCTGGAACTGGGAATGCCCATTCAGGCTCTGGAAGCGCTCTCGACGGTTGAAGAGGCCGGCCCCCTGGAAGCGATGCGGCTGTTTCTGATTGGCGAATCGTATCTGCGTCAGGAACGCTACCACGAAGCGATTGAGCCACTGCATCAGGCTGCCCGCCTGTTTCCCGTAATGGAAAGTCGTAAGGCCTGGAGCTCCCTGAGTGAATGCTTCCGACTGGGGGGCTATCACGAGCTGGCGGAAGTCGCACTGCTGACTGCTGAGGCGGTCGAGGAAATTGAATCCTCGTGCGAAGTCCTGCGGGCGCCGCGCGAAGAATTTCCGCGTTGGGAATGGATGCAGGTCTCTTCCCGAATGAGTGGATCGGTGGGGAGTAACTGGCGTGATCTGCCCCGAATTCCCCGCTGA
- a CDS encoding DUF6655 family protein — protein MFDKIRFFNNRISIWLLVLLLPCLCGCGKMISNSATEQLLTSDAVDQTISHLDFSTLSNKKVFFDTSYIKNIKGVGFVNGDYIISSLRQQIVAANCLIQEKKEDADYIIEARVGTLATNGHEVNYGIPASNMLSSAASLVPTAPAIPTIPEISLAKKNNQIAAAKISVFAYNQKTKERVWQSGVLQAKSTARDTWILGAGPFQRGSIYKDGAQFAGARIEIPIGSGDDFNNDSTVDYLEPAKFIETSDAANEIPAEIKDRKVKTLAEWIQEESTEKDKPKEKPQSKQDATAKPKQEAPAEAEKQGGKQVTKAEPAPTVGDKQQVALEPEKFKTVLFLKPEEANGHKDWLQGDTSRLSTVWPNSPQAESDAASPKTEAEEKQDLEQMFRKIPAE, from the coding sequence ATGTTTGATAAAATTCGGTTCTTCAACAACAGGATTTCGATCTGGTTGCTGGTGCTGCTGCTCCCCTGTTTATGCGGGTGCGGTAAGATGATCAGCAACAGCGCGACCGAACAGCTGCTGACATCTGATGCAGTTGATCAGACGATTTCACATCTCGACTTCAGCACGCTTTCGAACAAAAAAGTCTTCTTTGATACGTCTTATATCAAGAATATCAAAGGGGTCGGGTTTGTGAATGGCGACTATATCATCAGTTCTCTCAGGCAGCAGATCGTGGCTGCGAACTGTCTGATTCAGGAAAAGAAGGAAGACGCGGATTACATTATTGAAGCCCGCGTGGGAACCCTGGCCACGAATGGCCATGAAGTAAATTATGGGATTCCAGCCAGTAACATGCTTTCCTCAGCTGCTTCGCTGGTCCCCACAGCTCCCGCGATTCCGACGATTCCGGAAATCTCGCTGGCGAAAAAGAACAATCAGATCGCGGCTGCGAAAATCAGTGTGTTTGCCTATAACCAGAAGACGAAGGAGCGTGTCTGGCAGTCTGGTGTGCTGCAGGCGAAGAGTACGGCCCGCGATACCTGGATTCTGGGAGCAGGACCTTTCCAACGGGGATCGATCTATAAAGATGGAGCTCAGTTTGCGGGGGCCAGGATTGAAATCCCCATTGGCTCAGGTGATGATTTCAACAATGATAGCACGGTGGATTACCTGGAGCCTGCGAAGTTCATTGAGACATCAGATGCCGCCAACGAAATTCCTGCTGAAATCAAGGACCGCAAAGTAAAGACGCTGGCCGAGTGGATCCAGGAAGAGTCGACGGAAAAAGACAAGCCGAAAGAAAAGCCACAGAGCAAACAGGACGCGACAGCCAAGCCGAAGCAAGAGGCCCCTGCAGAGGCAGAGAAACAGGGCGGGAAGCAGGTCACCAAGGCTGAGCCTGCACCAACGGTCGGTGACAAACAACAAGTCGCGCTGGAGCCGGAAAAGTTTAAAACCGTGCTCTTCCTGAAACCAGAAGAAGCGAACGGCCATAAAGACTGGTTGCAGGGCGATACCTCACGCCTCTCCACTGTCTGGCCGAACAGTCCTCAGGCTGAGTCCGATGCTGCCTCTCCGAAAACGGAAGCCGAAGAAAAACAGGATTTAGAACAGATGTTTCGGAAAATTCCCGCCGAATAA
- a CDS encoding MraY family glycosyltransferase — MLFFVFACLVPAFVISFLATALMRKLAPRWGLIDQPAQRKVHVTPTPLGGGVGIWMGVIIPIASAQLIAWIILKSGSTPAWIPRELAPHLEGVLYRSQQLWMVLGGGTILAVMGLLDDKLNISWKPRLIIQLLVAIGLVLGGVRGTLFVEQPWVGMVLTVAWIIVLVNSLNFLDNMDGLTSGIGLIAAVLFAWIMLRYTGEPRWLVAGVLLVLAGAIAGFLCHNWPPAKIFMGDSGSYFIGLLLSTMTVLGTFYSGNSSAGASEGARHVILAPLCILAIPLYDFCTVMIIRLKEGRSPFHADKSHFSHRLVELGLSKRDTVLTIHLATLTTGVGGLILYEVSSWNAALLIILMILCVLSIVTILENVGRKNRNE; from the coding sequence ATGTTATTTTTCGTATTTGCCTGCCTGGTTCCGGCCTTTGTCATTTCCTTTCTGGCAACGGCACTCATGCGCAAACTGGCCCCACGCTGGGGACTCATCGATCAACCTGCCCAGCGGAAAGTGCATGTCACCCCCACCCCGCTCGGAGGGGGTGTCGGCATCTGGATGGGGGTGATCATTCCCATCGCTTCTGCTCAACTGATTGCCTGGATCATTTTGAAGTCAGGCAGCACTCCCGCGTGGATTCCCCGCGAACTGGCTCCGCATCTGGAAGGAGTCCTCTATCGCTCCCAGCAACTCTGGATGGTCCTGGGCGGAGGCACCATCCTCGCTGTCATGGGCCTGCTCGATGACAAACTTAATATTTCCTGGAAACCCCGATTGATCATTCAACTACTCGTCGCCATCGGCCTGGTGCTGGGAGGCGTGCGGGGCACCCTGTTTGTCGAACAACCGTGGGTGGGGATGGTACTCACGGTGGCCTGGATTATCGTGCTCGTCAACTCCCTGAACTTCCTGGACAATATGGATGGACTCACTTCGGGTATCGGCCTGATCGCTGCAGTACTCTTCGCCTGGATCATGCTGCGTTACACTGGAGAACCACGCTGGCTGGTAGCAGGTGTCCTGCTCGTTCTGGCGGGAGCCATCGCCGGCTTCCTCTGTCATAACTGGCCCCCGGCAAAAATCTTTATGGGAGACTCCGGCAGCTATTTCATCGGGTTACTGCTCTCCACCATGACGGTTCTGGGAACCTTCTATTCGGGGAACTCTTCTGCAGGTGCGTCCGAAGGTGCCCGCCACGTGATTCTGGCCCCCCTTTGTATTCTGGCGATTCCCCTGTATGATTTCTGTACGGTGATGATTATTCGCCTGAAGGAAGGACGCAGCCCGTTCCATGCAGATAAAAGTCACTTTTCACATCGCCTGGTTGAACTGGGACTCAGCAAACGGGACACCGTGCTGACCATCCACCTGGCGACACTCACCACCGGTGTCGGAGGCCTGATCCTGTATGAGGTTTCCTCCTGGAACGCGGCACTGCTGATTATCCTGATGATTCTCTGCGTGCTGTCCATCGTTACGATTCTGGAGAACGTAGGTCGGAAAAATCGGAATGAGTAA
- a CDS encoding sulfatase family protein, whose protein sequence is MQPRLEHPFRFTFTLLAAFCLSQLLLTGHGLQKLAAASKQRPNILFIFTDDHASHAMSCYGSKVNETPNLDRIAREGMRFDNCFCTNSICGPSRAVILTGKHSHLNGFKQNGNKFDGSQQTFPKLLRKQGYQTAIVGKWHLASDPTGFDYSEILIGQGPYYNPPMIRNGERVKHEGYTTDIITDLALDYLKNQRDPNKPFMLMFQHKAPHRNWQPGPKHLHMYDDVTIPEPENLFDNYEGRGTAARQQDMTIAKTMTDFDLKLTPPKNLTPEQLKVWNAAYEPKNEAFRKANLKGKDLVRWKYQRYMKDYLRCVASVDDNVGRMLDYLEKSGLAENTVVMYSSDQGFYLGDHGWFDKRFMYEESYRMPLLARWPGVIKPGSVNTDLVSNLDFAETFLNIAGAPIPSDMQGVSLVPLFKGEETAWRKSLYYHYYEFYNDRRSAHMVRRHNGVRTKRYKLIHFYNLGEWELYDLEKDPQEMRSVYDDPAYAPIVKELKAELKSLQQQYQVPDDTGSVQKDPPSLYQKPRNSGTPQKKRAPKKQKQ, encoded by the coding sequence ATGCAGCCGCGCTTAGAACACCCTTTCCGTTTCACATTCACTCTGCTCGCCGCTTTCTGTTTGAGCCAGTTGCTGCTCACAGGTCACGGTCTGCAGAAACTCGCTGCAGCTTCAAAACAGCGTCCCAACATCCTCTTCATTTTTACTGACGATCACGCCTCACACGCGATGAGCTGCTACGGCTCCAAGGTCAACGAGACTCCCAACCTGGACCGGATTGCCCGTGAAGGTATGCGGTTTGATAACTGCTTCTGCACCAACAGTATCTGTGGCCCCAGCCGTGCCGTGATCCTCACTGGAAAACATAGTCACCTCAACGGCTTCAAACAGAACGGCAACAAATTCGATGGTTCGCAACAGACCTTCCCCAAGCTGCTCCGCAAGCAGGGATACCAGACCGCCATTGTCGGGAAATGGCACCTCGCCTCCGATCCCACCGGCTTCGATTACTCTGAGATCCTGATCGGCCAGGGGCCCTACTACAATCCTCCCATGATTCGCAATGGGGAGCGTGTTAAACACGAAGGCTACACCACTGACATCATCACCGACCTGGCACTCGACTACCTCAAGAACCAGCGAGATCCCAACAAGCCTTTCATGCTGATGTTCCAGCACAAGGCCCCGCACCGCAACTGGCAGCCCGGCCCGAAACACCTGCACATGTACGACGACGTCACCATTCCCGAACCGGAAAATCTGTTTGACAACTACGAAGGTCGCGGCACCGCAGCCAGACAACAGGACATGACCATCGCTAAGACGATGACCGATTTCGACCTGAAACTAACCCCTCCCAAAAATCTGACTCCAGAACAACTGAAGGTCTGGAACGCCGCTTATGAACCGAAAAACGAGGCCTTTCGCAAAGCCAATCTCAAAGGCAAAGATCTGGTCCGCTGGAAATATCAGCGTTATATGAAAGACTATCTCCGTTGTGTCGCCTCCGTCGATGATAACGTGGGCCGCATGCTCGACTATCTGGAAAAGTCCGGACTGGCTGAAAACACCGTCGTCATGTATTCCTCCGACCAGGGGTTCTATCTCGGCGATCACGGCTGGTTCGACAAGCGGTTCATGTATGAAGAATCCTACCGTATGCCATTGCTGGCCCGCTGGCCCGGCGTCATCAAACCGGGCAGTGTCAACACAGACCTCGTCTCCAACCTCGACTTTGCAGAAACCTTCCTGAATATTGCCGGAGCCCCCATCCCCTCCGACATGCAGGGAGTCAGCCTGGTCCCCCTCTTCAAAGGCGAAGAAACTGCATGGCGCAAAAGCCTGTATTACCACTACTACGAGTTCTACAACGACCGCCGTTCCGCCCATATGGTTCGTCGGCACAACGGGGTCCGTACAAAACGCTACAAGCTGATTCACTTCTACAATCTGGGTGAATGGGAACTCTATGACCTGGAAAAGGATCCCCAGGAAATGCGCAGCGTGTACGATGATCCCGCCTATGCCCCCATTGTCAAAGAGCTGAAAGCAGAACTCAAAAGTCTCCAGCAGCAGTATCAGGTTCCCGATGACACCGGTTCGGTCCAGAAGGATCCCCCGTCTCTGTATCAGAAACCGCGGAACAGCGGCACGCCTCAGAAGAAACGGGCACCGAAGAAGCAGAAGCAGTAA
- a CDS encoding sulfatase family protein — protein sequence MHVLIRSRNGLLCLFTFCLLSLLCVTVSPAAETRPNIVMILADDVSWNDLGSYGHPSIRTPNLDRLAKEGLRFDNAYLTISSCSPSRCSVITSRYPHNTGAPELHTPLPEGQVLFPQLLRDAGYYTVISGKQHMGPYALTSFDHVSKGKGPGREEDWVPILKKRPKDQPFFCWFASTDAHRAWQKSKQTQPHQPEDVVVPPYLIDSPETRKDLAQYYDEISRLDYFTGQILDELDAQGIADNTLVLFFADNGRPFPRCKTRLYDSGIKTPMMVRWPKVISPGTVTNSLVSTIDLGPTFLHVAGVKADPRMQGVSFENLFTDPKAKVRDYAFGEHNWHVFKAHERMVRSGDWLYIRNALPGQRNLCVESIDFPSGEVLWERFEAGKLNKNQKDVFLKPRPREELYKVSQDPHQFENLADKPEYASELARLRTVLDQWAEQTGDTIPDNPTPDRNQRPGEPKPGEFEHREMPGDARDAQKVNQPGPVLAD from the coding sequence ATGCATGTTCTGATACGTTCTCGAAACGGGCTGCTCTGCCTGTTTACATTCTGTCTGCTTTCTCTGCTGTGTGTCACTGTTTCCCCAGCTGCCGAAACGCGTCCGAATATCGTGATGATCCTGGCAGACGATGTCTCCTGGAATGATCTGGGCAGTTATGGTCATCCCTCGATCCGTACTCCTAATCTGGATCGGCTGGCCAAAGAAGGTCTGCGTTTTGATAACGCTTATCTGACCATCAGCAGTTGCAGCCCAAGTCGCTGCAGTGTGATCACCAGTCGTTATCCACACAATACAGGAGCCCCGGAACTGCATACGCCGCTGCCGGAAGGACAGGTATTGTTTCCCCAGCTACTGCGCGATGCCGGCTATTACACGGTGATCTCCGGCAAACAGCATATGGGCCCGTACGCGTTGACGTCCTTTGATCATGTCTCCAAGGGAAAAGGACCGGGACGCGAAGAAGACTGGGTACCGATTCTCAAAAAACGGCCCAAGGATCAGCCCTTCTTCTGCTGGTTCGCTTCCACCGATGCACATCGTGCCTGGCAGAAATCCAAACAGACTCAGCCGCATCAACCAGAAGATGTGGTTGTGCCTCCGTATCTGATTGACAGTCCGGAAACGCGGAAAGACCTCGCCCAGTATTACGATGAGATCAGCCGTTTGGATTACTTCACCGGTCAGATTCTGGATGAACTGGATGCCCAGGGAATCGCGGATAATACACTGGTGCTGTTCTTCGCTGATAACGGACGTCCCTTTCCCCGTTGTAAAACCAGACTCTACGATAGTGGTATCAAAACGCCGATGATGGTTCGCTGGCCCAAAGTCATTTCGCCGGGAACCGTGACGAACAGTCTGGTCAGTACAATTGACCTCGGGCCGACCTTTCTGCACGTTGCGGGAGTCAAAGCGGATCCACGGATGCAGGGCGTCAGCTTTGAGAATCTGTTTACCGATCCGAAGGCGAAGGTCCGCGACTATGCATTTGGGGAGCATAACTGGCACGTTTTTAAAGCCCACGAACGCATGGTTCGTTCCGGTGACTGGCTCTATATCAGAAACGCGTTGCCGGGGCAGCGCAATCTGTGCGTGGAATCGATCGACTTTCCTTCGGGCGAAGTGTTATGGGAACGTTTCGAAGCTGGCAAGTTGAATAAAAATCAGAAGGATGTGTTTCTCAAGCCCCGTCCACGGGAAGAGTTATACAAGGTCAGCCAAGACCCTCACCAGTTTGAGAATCTGGCGGATAAGCCTGAATATGCGAGTGAACTGGCTCGTCTCCGCACAGTGCTGGATCAGTGGGCTGAGCAGACAGGGGACACGATTCCCGACAATCCGACTCCGGACCGCAACCAGCGTCCCGGGGAGCCGAAACCGGGTGAGTTTGAACATCGCGAGATGCCCGGCGATGCTCGTGACGCGCAAAAGGTCAATCAGCCCGGTCCTGTATTGGCAGACTGA